A stretch of the Vigna radiata var. radiata cultivar VC1973A chromosome 7, Vradiata_ver6, whole genome shotgun sequence genome encodes the following:
- the LOC106767416 gene encoding protein EMBRYO DEFECTIVE 514 isoform X2, whose amino-acid sequence MAEPTAPEPGVVDPLATDAAVDMAVESSEHAVVDSASNGEPNQKRSRENHDDEIDGVSKKQKVEPEEKSEHLNGEDEEEKKPSGPVKLGFISFASSVEMFDYFNNLLHTWPPYLNLNQYEHTMLLELLKNGHPEPNEKIGGGIRVFQVRNHPRWKIEMQVKPDANRALGGGAKNHRGKSGGGGHGKKGGSRH is encoded by the exons ATGGCGGAACCCACCGCACCGGAACCGGGAGTTGTCGACCCCCTCGCCACTGACGCCGCCGTAGATATGGCTGTCGAGAGTTCTGAACACGCTGTCGTTGACTCAGCATCGAATGGTGAGCCTAACCAGAAGCGGAGTAGAGAGAACCACGATGACGAAATAGACGGTGTTTCGAAGAAGCAGAAGGTGGAGCCGGAAGAGAAAAGTGAACATTTGAACGgagaggatgaagaagagaagaaaccCTCGGGTCCCGTGAAATTGGGTTTCATAAGTTTCGCCTCTTCCGTGGAAATGTTCGATTACTTCAACAATCTCCTTCATACTTGGCCTCCTTATCTCAATCTTAACCAG TATGAACATACAATGTTACTGGAATTGCTCAAGAACGGCCATCCAGAGCCCAATGAAAAGATTGGTGGGGGAATCCGAGTTTTCCAGGTCCGCAACCATCCTAGGTGGAAAA TAGAGATGCAAGTGAAACCTGATGCAAACAGGGCATTAGGAGGAGGAGCAAAAAATCACAGAGGAAAGAGTGGTGGTGGTGGCCATGGGAAAAAGGGTGGATCGAGACATTGA
- the LOC106767416 gene encoding protein EMBRYO DEFECTIVE 514 isoform X1 — protein sequence MAEPTAPEPGVVDPLATDAAVDMAVESSEHAVVDSASNGEPNQKRSRENHDDEIDGVSKKQKVEPEEKSEHLNGEDEEEKKPSGPVKLGFISFASSVEMFDYFNNLLHTWPPYLNLNQYEHTMLLELLKNGHPEPNEKIGGGIRVFQVRNHPRWKSRCFFLIRDDESVDDFSFRKCVNHILPLPVEMQVKPDANRALGGGAKNHRGKSGGGGHGKKGGSRH from the exons ATGGCGGAACCCACCGCACCGGAACCGGGAGTTGTCGACCCCCTCGCCACTGACGCCGCCGTAGATATGGCTGTCGAGAGTTCTGAACACGCTGTCGTTGACTCAGCATCGAATGGTGAGCCTAACCAGAAGCGGAGTAGAGAGAACCACGATGACGAAATAGACGGTGTTTCGAAGAAGCAGAAGGTGGAGCCGGAAGAGAAAAGTGAACATTTGAACGgagaggatgaagaagagaagaaaccCTCGGGTCCCGTGAAATTGGGTTTCATAAGTTTCGCCTCTTCCGTGGAAATGTTCGATTACTTCAACAATCTCCTTCATACTTGGCCTCCTTATCTCAATCTTAACCAG TATGAACATACAATGTTACTGGAATTGCTCAAGAACGGCCATCCAGAGCCCAATGAAAAGATTGGTGGGGGAATCCGAGTTTTCCAGGTCCGCAACCATCCTAGGTGGAAAAGTAGGTGCTTCTTCCTCATAAGGGATGATGAATCTGTTGATGATTTTAGCTTCCGCAAATGTGTAAATCATATTCTTCCTTTGCCAGTAGAGATGCAAGTGAAACCTGATGCAAACAGGGCATTAGGAGGAGGAGCAAAAAATCACAGAGGAAAGAGTGGTGGTGGTGGCCATGGGAAAAAGGGTGGATCGAGACATTGA
- the LOC106766411 gene encoding protein RKD2-like — protein MDSHPLMSWSSYYQIEEKPLPFTCQFSYSENSEVYPPPLHDLPIQDCYQGAVPLTEYYPSDPLYETLAIELTPTLRADCDFYDISKELSVWNEVNAVFDSEVDLLFRNKEESLKEMVDDSKVNEGREEITNPRNSRKLSRETISEYFYMPITQAARELNVGLTLLKKRCRELGIRRWPHRKLMSLQTLINNVQELLKEEGPESEEKLRFAIETLEKEKKLLEEMPDIELEDNTKRLRQACFKANYKKRKLGQREPDCSSWSGVMSEYNNESEEELDMKYLISQLV, from the exons ATGGACTCTCACCCTCTTATGAGTTGGAGCTCTTATTATCAGATAGAAGAAAAACCATTGCCATTTACGTGCCAGTTTTCTTACAG CGAGAACAGTGAAGTGTATCCTCCTCCACTACACGATTTACCAATCCAAGACTGCTACCAGGGTGCTGTTCCTCTTACGGAGTATTACCCTTCTGATCCTTTATACGAAACACTCGCCATCGAGCTAACACCGACCCTGCGAG CAGACTgtgatttttatgatatatcTAAGGAGCTTTCTGTGTGGAACGAAGTGAATGCTGTGTTTGATTCAGAAGTTGATTTATTATTTCGTAACAAGGAGGAAAGTTTGAAGGAGATGGTGGATGATAGCAAGGTTAACGAAGGGAGAGAAGAAATAACGAACCCTAGAAATAGCAGAAAGTTATCAAGGGAGACGATATCTGAGTACTTTTACATGCCAATAACACAAGCTGCCAGAGAACTTAATGTGGGGCTGACACTTCTGAAGAAAAGGTGCAGAGAGTTGGGTATAAGAAGGTGGCCCCACAGAAAGCTGATGAGCTTGCAAACTCTGATAAATAAT GTGCAGGAGCTACTGAAAGAGGAGGGGCCGGAGAGTGAAGAGAAGTTAAGATTTGCCATTGAGAcattggaaaaggaaaagaagctTTTGGAGGAAATGCCAGATATTGAACTGGAAGATAATACAAAAAGACTTAGACAGGCATGTTTCAAGGCCAACTATAAGAAAAGGAAGCTAGGACAGAGGGAACCAGACTGTTCTTCTTGGAGTGGCGTAATGTCAGAATATAATAACGAAAGTGAAGAAGAACTGGATATGAAGTATCTCATTTCTCAGttagtttaa
- the LOC106767706 gene encoding pentatricopeptide repeat-containing protein At3g47530 codes for MALEPVISAIKSVSQKIQLLQIHAHIIRTNLIQFPPVSIQFLSRIALSGPLQDANYSHRFFEQLTHPLIFHYNTMIRACSMSDSPLKGLLLYRDMRRRGIAADPLSASFAVKSCIRLLYLLGGIQVHCNIFKDGHQCDTLLLTAVMDLYSQCQSGGDACKVFDEMPQRDTVAWNVMISCCVRNNRTRDALSLFDVMQRSSDKCEPDDVTCLLLLQACAHLNALEFGERIHGYIIERGYGDAPNLSNALISMYSRCGCLEKAYEIFKRTGNKSVVSWSAMISGLAMNGYGREAIEAFEEMLRIGIQPDDQTFTGVLSACSHSGMVDEGMSVFDRMNRVFGITPNVHHYGCMVDLLGRVGLLDKAYQLIMSMVVKPDSKIWRTLLGACRIHGHVTLGEQVIGHLIELKAQEAGDYVLLLNIYSSAGHWEKVAEVRKLMKDKDIRTTPGCSTIELKGVVHEFVVDDISHSKNRLIYEKLDEINHQLRIAGYVVELSSELHKMNDKEKGYVLSHHSEKLAVAFGVLATPPGTTLRVASNIRLCVDCHNFLKLFSGVYNRDVFLRDHNRFHHFRGGHCSCNDHW; via the coding sequence ATGGCTCTAGAACCCGTGATTTCTGCCATAAAATCTGTCTCCCAAAAGATCCAGTTGCTCCAAATCCACGCTCACATTATACGCACAAACCTCATTCAATTCCCCCCAGTTTCTATTCAGTTCTTGTCCCGTATAGCTCTCTCTGGTCCATTGCAAGATGCCAACTATTCCCACCGTTTTTTTGAGCAACTCACCCACCCCTTGATTTTTCATTACAACACCATGATCAGAGCCTGTTCCATGAGTGATTCCCCGCTAAAGGGTCTCCTTTTATATCGAGATATGAGAAGAAGAGGCATTGCTGCAGACCCTTTATCGGCTTCCTTTGCTGTTAAGTCTTGTATTAGGCTTCTGTATCTTCTTGGAGGGATTCAGGTTCATTGCAACATATTCAAAGATGGCCACCAATGTGATACCCTTTTGCTCACCGCTGTCATGGACCTGTATTCGCAATGCCAGAGCGGCGGTGATGCGTGCAAGGTGTTCGATGAGATGCCTCAAAGGGACACTGTTGCTTGGAATGTGATGATCTCTTGCTGTGTTCGGAATAATAGGACTCGTGACGCTTTGAGTTTGTTTGATGTTATGCAGCGTTCGAGCGATAAATGTGAGCCTGATGATGTTACTTGTTTGCTTCTTCTTCAGGCTTGTGCTCATTTGAATGCCTTGGAATTTGGTGAACGAATTCATGGCTATATAATAGAGCGTGGTTATGGTGATGCTCCGAATTTATCAAATGCACTCATTTCTATGTATTCACGTTGTGGTTGTCTAGAAAAGGCTTATGAGATTTTTAAGAGAACAGGAAATAAAAGTGTGGTTTCATGGAGTGCTATGATCTCTGGTTTGGCAATGAATGGATATGGAAGGGAAGCTATTGAGGCATTCGAAGAGATGCTGAGAATTGGCATTCAGCCGGATGATCAGACATTCACGGGTGTCCTTTCTGCTTGCAGTCATTCTGGAATGGTTGATGAGGGAATGTCAGTTTTTGACCGTATGAACAGAGTGTTTGGAATAACTCCCAACGTTCATCACTATGGGTGCATGGTTGATCTCCTGGGCCGTGTTGGCCTGCTTGATAAGGCTTATCAGCTTATTATGTCAATGGTAGTGAAGCCAGATTCCAAAATATGGAGGACTTTGCTTGGGGCTTGTAGGATTCATGGCCATGTTACACTTGGTGAACAAGTAATTGGGCATTTGATTGAATTGAAAGCTCAAGAAGCTGGGGATTACGTTTtacttttgaatatttattcTTCAGCTGGACACTGGGAAAAGGTAGCAGAGGTGAGGAAATTGATGAAAGATAAAGATATCCGAACAACCCCAGGTTGTAGCACAATCGAATTGAAAGGAGTAGTACACGAGTTTGTTGTGGACGACATTTCACATTCAAAAAATCGTTTGATTTATGAGAAGCTAGATGAGATTAATCATCAACTGAGGATTGCAGGTTATGTTGTTGAACTTTCATCTGAGTTACATAAGATGAATGACAAAGAAAAGGGGTATGTGCTCTCACATCACAGTGAAAAATTGGCTGTTGCTTTCGGGGTTCTTGCAACTCCGCCTGGCACAACACTAAGAGTGGCCAGTAATATCCGTCTATGTGTTGACTGCCacaattttctaaaacttttttctGGGGTTTACAACCGTGATGTATTTCTTAGGGACCATAATCGATTTCACCACTTCAGGGGAGGGCACTGCTCATGTAACGATCATTGGTAG
- the LOC106769100 gene encoding malate dehydrogenase, chloroplastic, translating into MAAAPAATLTIGSTGTLGQRGSSSPQLRSFGLKFNTQNPLKSFCGLKAMSSVRCESELSFLGNKSGSALRASFSSKAQKENNRNFNYKLQPQASYKVAVLGAAGGIGQPLALLIKMSPLVSDLHLYDIANVKGVTADISHCNTPSQVRDFTGASELANCLNGVDVVVIPAGVPRKPGMTRDDLFNINAGIVRDLVSAVADNCPGAFIQIISNPVNSTVPIAAEVLKQKGVYDPKKLFGVTTLDVVRANTFVAQRKNLKLIDVDVPVVGGHAGITILPLLSKTRPSASFTDEEVEELTVRIQNAGTEVVEAKAGAGSATLSMAYAAARFVESSLRALDGDGDVYECSFVQSDLTDLPFFASRVKLGRKGIEALIPSDLQGLTDYEQKALEALKPELKASIEKGIAFAQKQTVAA; encoded by the coding sequence ATGGCAGCGGCACCTGCAGCTACTTTGACTATTGGATCCACCGGTACCCTTGGGCAAAGAGGAAGCTCTTCTCCTCAATTAAGGTCTTTTGGGTTGAAATTCAACACCCAAAACCCTTTGAAGAGTTTCTGTGGCCTCAAGGCTATGTCATCTGTGAGATGTGAGTCAGAATTATCTTTCTTAGGTAACAAAAGTGGTTCTGCTCTGCGGGCATCTTTTTCATCCAAGGCTCAGAAGGAAAACAACCGGAACTTCAACTACAAGTTGCAGCCTCAGGCTTCGTACAAAGTTGCAGTTCTTGGTGCTGCTGGTGGGATTGGGCAGCCGCTCGCGCTTCTTATCAAGATGTCCCCTTTAGTTTCCGACCTGCATCTCTATGATATTGCGAATGTCAAGGGAGTGACTGCTGATATTAGTCACTGCAACACACCCTCACAAGTCAGAGATTTCACTGGAGCTTCTGAGTTGGCAAATTGTTTGAATGGTGTGGATGTTGTTGTCATTCCTGCCGGTGTTCCGAGGAAGCCCGGCATGACTCGTGATGACCTTTTCAACATCAATGCTGGAATAGTCAGGGACTTGGTTTCGGCTGTTGCGGATAATTGCCCAGGtgcttttattcaaattatcaGTAACCCTGTCAACTCTACTGTGCCTATTGCTGCAGAAGTTTTGAAACAGAAGGGTGTCTATGATCCTAAAAAGCTCTTTGGTGTTACCACACTGGATGTTGTGAGGGCAAACACATTTGTTGCTCAGAGGAAGAACCTGAAGCTGATTGATGTTGATGTCCCTGTTGTTGGGGGCCATGCCGGGATTACCATTCTTCCCCTGTTGTCAAAGACAAGACCTTCAGCGAGTTTCACTGATGAAGAGGTTGAGGAGTTGACGGTCAGGATTCAAAACGCTGGTACTGAAGTTGTGGAAGCAAAGGCAGGTGCTGGGTCTGCTACTTTGTCAATGGCATATGCAGCTGCTAGATTTGTTGAGTCGTCTTTGCGTGCACTTGATGGAGACGGAGATGTGTATGAGTGCTCATTTGTGCAATCAGATTTGACTGACCTTCCATTCTTTGCTTCAAGGGTGAAGCTTGGTAGGAAAGGTATCGAGGCTTTAATTCCATCTGACCTCCAAGGGTTGACTGACTACGAGCAGAAGGCTTTGGAAGCACTTAAGCCAGAACTCAAGGCCAGCATAGAGAAGGGGATTGCTTTCGCTCAAAAGCAAACTGTTGCTGCTTAA
- the LOC106768993 gene encoding geranylgeranyl diphosphate reductase, chloroplastic has protein sequence MNSIALKTFVGLRQTSPDAPHFAARPRLPPSHRKLRIVAGKFSQKLQGRNLRVAVVGGGPAGGAAAEALAKGGVETFLIERKLDNCKPCGGAIPLCMVGEFDLPLDIIDRRVTKMKMISPSNVAVDIGRTLKPHEYIGMVRREVLDAYLRERAKENGASVINGLFMKMDIPKDNNSPYVLHYSSYDNKIGGAGEKRTLEVDAVIGADGANSRVAKSIDAGEYEYAIAFQERVKIPDDKMAYYEDLAEMYVGDDVSPDFYGWVFPKCDHVAVGTGTVTHKGDIKKFQLATRKRAEEKILGGKIIRVEAHPIPEHPRPRRLLGRVALVGDAAGYVTKCSGEGIYFAAKSGRMCAEAIVEGSENGKRMVEEGDLRKYLEKWDKTYWPTYKVLDVLQKVFYRSNPAREAFVEMCADEYVQKMTFDSYLYKTVVPGNPLEDLKLAINTIGSLVRASAIRREMNKLNV, from the exons ATGAATTCTATTGCTCTCAAAACCTTCGTCGGCCTCCGGCAAACCTCGCCGGATGCTCCGCATTTCGCTGCCCGGCCAAGACTCCCCCCATCTCACCGAAAGTTAAGGATTGTGGCCGGCAAATTCAGCCAGAAGCTGCAGGGGCGGAACCTACGAGTGGCAGTGGTGGGTGGTGGTCCCGCCGGCGGCGCGGCGGCGGAGGCGCTGGCGAAGGGTGGCGTGGAGACTTTCCTTATCGAGCGGAAGCTGGACAACTGCAAGCCCTGCGGGGGAGCGATTCCGCTGTGCATGGTGGGGGAGTTCGACCTGCCGCTGGATATCATTGACCGGCGCGTAACGAAGATGAAGATGATATCGCCGTCGAACGTGGCAGTGGACATCGGGAGAACGCTTAAGCCGCACGAGTACATAGGTATGGTCCGGCGCGAGGTGCTGGATGCTTACCTGAGAGAGCGGGCGAAAGAGAATGGGGCTAGTGTCATCAACGGGCTGTTCATGAAAATGGATATTCCGAAGGATAACAACAGCCCCTACGTTCTTCATTACTCTTCCTACGATAACAAAATCGGTGGGGCCGGTGAGAAGCGTACCTTGGAAGTTGACGCTGTCATCGGTGCGGATGGCGCTAATTCTAGAGTAGCCAAGTCTATTGATGCCGGTGAATACGAGTACGCCATCGCCTTTCAG GAGAGGGTGAAAATTCCGGATGATAAGATGGCGTATTACGAGGACCTAGCGGAGATGTACGTGGGGGATGATGTTTCTCCGGATTTCTACGGGTGGGTATTTCCAAAATGTGACCATGTGGCTGTTGGAACTGGTACCGTGACACACAAGGGGGACATCAAGAAGTTTCAACTAGCAACAAGGAAGAGAGCAGAAGAGAAAATTTTGGGAGGCAAGATCATCAGGGTGGAGGCTCATCCTATCCCGGAACATCCGCGACCGCGAAGGTTGTTGGGTAGAGTGGCTCTGGTGGGCGATGCTGCTGGGTATGTAACGAAATGCTCCGGAGAGGGAATATATTTTGCAGCGAAGAGTGGTAGAATGTGTGCAGAGGCAATTGTTGAAGGTTCAGAGAATGGGAAGAGGATGGTGGAAGAAGGGGACTTGAGGAAGTACTTGGAGAAGTGGGATAAGACTTATTGGCCGACTTATAAGGTGTTGGATGTGCTTCAGAAGGTGTTTTACAGGTCGAACCCAGCTAGGGAAGCGTTTGTGGAGATGTGTGCTGATGAGTATGTGCAGAAGATGACCTTTGATAGCTATTTGTACAAGACAGTGGTGCCTGGGAATCCTCTGGAGGATCTGAAATTGGCCATTAACACCATTGGGAGCTTAGTTAGGGCCAGTGCCATAAGGAGGGAGATGAACAAACTTAATGTATGA
- the LOC106767685 gene encoding GDSL esterase/lipase At1g74460 — MDFNLALVIVVITILGIGLDGCHSKVVQFIFGDSLSDVGNNMHLSRSLAQASLPWYGIDMGNGLPNGRFTNGRTVADIIGDRTGLPRPPAFLDPSVSEEVILENGVNYASGGGGILNETGAYFIQKFSLDKQIELFQGTQELIRGKIGKRAADKFFKEGRYVVALGSNDFINNYLMPVYRDSWTYNDDTFMDYLIGTLERQLKLLHSLGARQLVVFGLGPMGCIPLQRVLSTTGNCREKANKLALTFNKAVSELVDDLGKHFPDSTYRFGDAYDVVYDVISNPNKYGFQNSDSPCCSFWNIRPALTCVPASSLCKDRSKYVFWDEYHPTDSANELIADELIKKFGLLNSDQGGAPSPAPDVAPSPEDQ; from the exons ATGGACTTCAATCTTGCATTAGTTATTGTGGTAATCACCATTTTGGGAATTGGTCTTGATGGATGCCATAGCAAGGTTGTGCAGTTCATTTTTGGAGACTCACTCTCTGATGTTGGTAATAACATGCATCTCTCTAGAAGCCTGGCTCAAGCAAGCTTGCCTTGGTATGGCATAGACATGGGAAATGGGTTACCTAATGGAAGGTTCACTAATGGTCGCACAGTAGCTGACATAATAG GTGACCGTACTGGCCTCCCTAGGCCTCCTGCATTCCTGGACCCATCTGTGAGTGAAGAAGTTATACTAGAAAATGGTGTGAACTATGCTTCTGGTGGTGGCGGCATTTTGAATGAAACCGGTGCCTATTTT ATCCAAAAGTTTTCCCTGGACAAACAAATTGAGCTATTTCAGGGGACACAGGAGTTAATCAGAggtaaaattggaaaaaggGCCGCTGACAAGTTTTTCAAGGAAGGTCGTTATGTTGTTGCTTTAGGGAGCAATGATTTCATCAACAACTACTTGATGCCAGTTTACAGAGATTCATGGACATACAATGATGACACATTCATGGACTACTTAATCGGAACACTAGAAAGACAGCTAAAG TTACTTCATAGTTTAGGAGCAAGACAGCTGGTGGTTTTCGGGTTGGGTCCAATGGGCTGCATTCCCCTTCAAAGGGTGCTTAGTACAACTGGGAATTGTCGAGAAAAGGCGAACAAGCTGGCTCTTACCTTCAACAAAGCTGTAAGCGAGTTAGTAGATGACTTGGGGAAGCATTTTCCTGATTCAACCTATAGATTTGGAGATGCatatgatgttgtctatgatgtGATTAGCAATCCAAATAAGTATG GATTTCAAAACTCAGACTCGCCATGCTGTTCCTTCTGGAATATTCGACCCGCCCTTACATGTGTACCTGCATCAAGTCTGTGCAAAGATAGAAGTAAATATGTGTTTTGGGATGAGTACCACCCCACAGACAGTGCTAATGAGCTTATTGCAGATGAACTCATCAAGAAATTTGGACTTTTGAATTCTGATCAAGGGGGTGCACCTTCACCAGCTCCTGATGTTGCTCCATCTCCAGAAGACCAGTGA
- the LOC106767959 gene encoding uncharacterized protein LOC106767959 isoform X2, translating into MQYKMAGTFFRLFVILLGLSHLMCLKAVPVTRIENIVQGPQVHLTPENSHKVITAKNWHLEEPTITERMELELLDYSPSGPNGRHTPKAP; encoded by the exons ATGCAATACAAGATGGCAGGCACTTTCTTTCGTTTATTCGTGATTCTTCTCGGGCTTTCTCATCTTATGTGCTTGAAAGCAGTACCAGTTACAA GAATTGAAAACATTGTGCAAGGTCCCCAAGTTCATCTTACACCGGAGAACAGCCACAAG GTTATCACTGCGAAAAACTGGCACTTGGAGGAACCAACCATTACTGAGAGGATGGAGTTGGAACTCCTCGATTATTCCCCATCAGGGCCTAATGGTCGTCACACTCCAAAAGCACCATAG
- the LOC106767959 gene encoding uncharacterized protein LOC106767959 isoform X1 encodes MQYKMAGTFFRLFVILLGLSHLMCLKAVPVTRIENIVQGPQVHLTPENSHKVVITAKNWHLEEPTITERMELELLDYSPSGPNGRHTPKAP; translated from the exons ATGCAATACAAGATGGCAGGCACTTTCTTTCGTTTATTCGTGATTCTTCTCGGGCTTTCTCATCTTATGTGCTTGAAAGCAGTACCAGTTACAA GAATTGAAAACATTGTGCAAGGTCCCCAAGTTCATCTTACACCGGAGAACAGCCACAAGGTG GTTATCACTGCGAAAAACTGGCACTTGGAGGAACCAACCATTACTGAGAGGATGGAGTTGGAACTCCTCGATTATTCCCCATCAGGGCCTAATGGTCGTCACACTCCAAAAGCACCATAG